A genomic segment from Streptosporangium roseum DSM 43021 encodes:
- a CDS encoding Na(+)/H(+) antiporter subunit C, which produces MTISLLPLLVSGTLVTAGVTLLLERSLIRLLVGVILLGNGVNLLILTVGGPVGEPPILGRSDPERMADPLPQAMVLTSIVITLGVTAFLLAVVHRSWQLTGGDEVQDDTEDRRVRLRARRGELTQAVLAKQDAYRRLVREQREELARLEAARHEREHREAQELERQILDVNVDLGRWLQAHKDAGLSSEQIEERLAEARRAEAASKESRQERVGKLRAEFARREREQAEREREIRRRFRIRQREARKQMRAAIRADRERQARAQDPDLEGDD; this is translated from the coding sequence GTGACCATCTCGCTGCTGCCTCTGCTGGTGTCGGGGACGCTGGTGACGGCCGGGGTGACGCTCCTGCTGGAGCGGAGCCTGATCCGGCTGCTGGTCGGCGTCATCCTCCTCGGCAACGGGGTGAACCTGCTGATCCTCACCGTCGGCGGCCCCGTGGGGGAGCCGCCGATCCTCGGCAGGTCCGACCCGGAGCGGATGGCCGACCCGCTGCCGCAGGCGATGGTGCTCACCTCCATCGTGATCACCCTGGGCGTCACCGCGTTCCTGCTCGCCGTGGTCCACCGGTCCTGGCAGCTCACCGGCGGTGACGAGGTTCAGGACGACACCGAGGACCGCAGGGTACGGCTGCGCGCCCGGCGCGGGGAGCTCACCCAGGCCGTGCTCGCCAAGCAGGACGCCTACCGGCGGCTGGTCCGGGAGCAGCGCGAGGAGCTCGCCCGGCTGGAGGCCGCGCGGCACGAGAGGGAGCACCGGGAGGCCCAGGAGCTGGAGCGCCAGATCCTGGACGTCAACGTCGACCTGGGCCGCTGGCTCCAGGCGCACAAGGACGCCGGACTGTCCAGCGAGCAGATCGAGGAGCGGCTCGCCGAGGCCCGGCGCGCCGAGGCGGCGTCGAAGGAGAGCAGGCAGGAACGGGTCGGCAAGCTGCGCGCGGAATTCGCCCGCAGGGAGCGGGAGCAGGCCGAGCGGGAGCGGGAGATCCGCAGGCGGTTCCGGATCCGCCAGCGCGAGGCGCGCAAGCAGATGCGAGCGGCCATCCGGGCCGACCGGGAGCGGCAGGCCAGGGCGCAGGATCCGGATCTGGAGGGGGACGACTGA